The stretch of DNA CTGCTCACGAGCGTTCCGGCAATCGGCGTCACCAAGATGCAGCGCATCATCGAGAAGCTCGGCATTTCACCGTCGAAGCGTCTCGGTGGCCTCGGCACTCACCAGCGTCAGCGCCTGCATGACTTCCTGGCCGGTCTGCCGGCGTCGCGCAGGTTTTCGTGACGCCGGGCCTGCTCGTTCTGGCCGGACCCACCGCAGTGGGCAAGGGGAGCGTCGCCGGGTACATCCGTGAGAACTTCCCTGATGTCCATCTGTCGGTGTCCGCGACAACGCGCGCTCCCCGCCCCGGCGAGACCGAAGGCGTCAGCTACTTTTTCGTCGACGACGCTGAGTTTGACCGCCTGGTCGCCGAGGGCGAACTGCTGGAGTGGGCGATTGTGCACAACGCCAATCGTTACGGCACACCGCGCGGCCCCGTCGACGCGGCAATCGCGGCCGGCCACAGCGTGCTGCTCGAGATCGATTTGCAGGGTGCGCGCTCGGTCCGTGAGGCGATGCCCGAGGCGAAACTGATCTTTCTGCTTCCTCCCAGCTGGGACGAACTCGTGCGCCGTCTGACCGGTCGGGGCACCGAAAATGCTGAGGAACAGGCCCGGCGACTCGAGACGGCCAAGCTCGAATTGGCGGCTCAAGACGAGTTTGATTACCGTGTTGTGAACCACACAGTGAGCGAGGCGGCGCGAGAGGTCGTAGACTTGATGCAGATTCGCAAGGATTCTGCGCGCCCATAAGCACACAGGCCTTGACTATGACGTCGCATTCGACGTCTGTGAACCACTGACTGCGCATTCTGCGCAATGCTCTGAAGGAGTGACACCAATGGCCACCAAGCCCGCTGGCATCATCGACCCGCCCATCGACGACCTGCTCTCGAAGGTTGACTCCAAGTACGCCCTGGTGATCTTCGCGTCCAAGCGCGCCCGCCAGATCAACGACTACTACGCTGACCTGCACGAAGGCAGCCTGTTCGACAACGTCGGACCGCTCGTCGACTCCACCGTCGAAGACAAGCCGCTCTCGGTTGCCCTGCGTGAGATCAACGAGGACAAGCTGATCTCGACGCCTATCGTCGAATAATTCATCTCGATCAGGGTTAACACCGAGGCGCGCAGAATGTCGACAGTCCCCACGATCGTCGTCGGTATCACCGGCGGCATCGCGGCCTATAAGGCTGTCAACGTTGTGCGCGCCTTCGTGCTGCGCGGATACGACGTTCATGTCGTCGCAACCGACGCGGCCCTGCGTTTCGTCGGTGCCCCGACGCTCGAGGCGATCTCCCGCAACCCGGTACATACGAGCCTCTATGAGGGCGTCGCCGAGGTGCGCCATGTCGCCATTGGGCAGAGTGCCGACCTGATCGTCGTGGCTCCGGCCACGGCCAACAGCATCGCAAAGCTGGCCGCGGGCCTGGCCGACGATCTGCTCGGCAACACCATTTTGGCCAGCACCGCTCCGCTGGTAATCGCCCCGGCGATGCACACCGAAATGTGGAACAACCCGGCCACTGTGGCCAACGTGGCCACCCTGCGCAGCCGAGGCATCACCATCATCGGCCCCGGATACGGTGCCCTGACCGGCACCGATATCGGCGCCGGGCGCATGGAAGAGCCCGAGGTCATCGTCGAGGGGGCCCTCGCCGTGCTGGCCGCATCTCAGTCAGAATCGGATTCCGCGGCTGGCGATCTCTCGGGCAGGCGTGTGCTGATCAGCGCCGGCGGCACCCGCGAGGCGCTTGACCCGGTGCGTTTTCTCGGCAACCGGTCCAGCGGCAAGCAGGGAGTCGCCCTGGCTGAGGCCGCGGCGAGCCGCGGCGCCAGAGTCACGCTGGTCGCCGCGAATCTCGAGGTCGACCCGCCCGCGGGGGTCGAGGTCATCCGGGTGTCGAGTGCGCGTGAGCTCAACGCCGCGATGCAGGCCGCTGCAGGAGACACCGACGTGCTGATCATGGCGGCCGCCGTGGCCGACTACCGCCCGGTCACCGTGGCGGAGGGCAAGATCAAAAAAGAGCACACCGGCGACAGGCTCACTCTCGAGCTCGTGAAGAACCCCGATATCTTGGCCGCTCTAGCTGCCGCCCGCCGACCGGGTCAGATCGTGATCGGCTTTGCCGCTGAGACCGAGGCCGACACCGACGCGCTGCTGGCGCTCGGGCGCGCGAAGGTCAGCCGTAAGGGCTGCGACTTCCTGGTAATCAACCGGGTGGGCTGGAACGAGGGCTTTGCGTCAGATGACAACACCGTCATCGTGCTCGATGCCCACGGAGCTATAGTGAATGAGGCCTCCGGAGCGAAATTGTCGGTGGCCAATCGTATTCTTGACGTGGTCGTCTGATCCGCGCCTCGGCGCGAAACGAACGGCCTCCAGTTCCTTACCTTTCAGTTTTCTAGCTTGTAGATATCTACAGAGTCGGGCCAGATGAGCGACCTACGCCTTTTCACTTCGGAATCCGTCACGGAGGGTCACCCAGACAAGATCTGTGACCAGATTTCCGACAGCATCCTCGATGCGCTTCTCACCGAAGACCCGCACAGTCGGGTCGCCGTCGAGACTCTCGTGACGACTGGGCTCGTGCACGTTGCCGGCGAGGTGACGACCGAAGCCTACGTCGAGATTCCCTCGATCGTACGCAAATGCATCACCGATATCGGCTATAACTCTTCCGACGTCTGGTTCGACGGTCGCTCCTGCGGCGTCTCCATCTCGATTGGCGGGCAGTCGCCCGACATCGCGCAGGGTGTCGATGCCGCGTTCGAGTCGCGCGAAGAGTCAAGTACTGAGCGTTACGACCAGCAGGGTGCCGGCGACCAGGGCATCATGTTCGGCTATGCCACTCGCGAGACTCCCGAACTCATGCCCATTCCCATTTGGATCGCACACCGTATGGCCGAGCGTCTCGCCCTGGTGCGCAAGTCCGGCGACCTCTCCTACCTGCGCCCCGACGGTAAAACCCAGGTCACAATCGGTTACGACGGAATCAGGCCACGCACGGTCGAAACCGTGGTCGTCTCGAGCCAGCACTCGCCCTCGGTCACGACCGCACAGCTGCGCGCCGAGGTCGAAGAACTCGTGATTCGACCGGTTCTCGATCTGATCGACCTCGACTCGTCGTCGGCCCAAACCTTGATCAACCCGACAGGTCGATTCGAAATCGGCGGTCCGCAGGGTGACGCCGGGCTCACCGGGCGCAAAATCATCATCGACACCTACGGGGGGTCCAGCCGTCACGGCGGCGGGGCCTTCAGCGGTAAAGACCCGTCGAAGGTCGACCGTTCGGCCGCCTACGCCATGCGCTGGGTCGCCAAGAACGCAGTAGCGGCCGGTCTGGCCGAACGCCTCGAGGTTCAGGTCGCGTACGCCATCGGCAAGGCGTCTCCCGTGGGGCTCTACGTCGAAACCTTCGGCACCGGCGTGATGAGCGACACCGCCATCACTGCTGCGATCCGCGAGGTCTTCGACCTGCGCCCGGGTGCGATCATCAACGACCTCGACCTGCTGCGCCCGATCTACGCGCAGACTGCGGCATATGGTCACTTCGGCCGCGAGCTTCCCGACTTCACCTGGGAGCGTCTCGACCGCGTCGACGAGCTGCGCGTAGCGGCCAAGCTTTAGTCATGCGCACCGGGCTCGTCGCGCGAGTGCTGGTCGACTCTCCGCTGCCGCAGCTCGACCACCTGTTCGACTACGCCATTCCCGACGAGCTTGCCGCTCACGCGGTTCCGGGTGTGCGCGTGCGGATGCCGCTGCGCTCGAAGGGTCGGGTGGCCGATGGCTATCTGATCGAGGTCATCGACCCGGCTGAGCTGCCCGCTGAGGGGGTTATTCCCGAATTCAGTGGCAAGCTCAGCCCGATCGACTCGATTGTGTCGACCGTTCCCGTGCTTCAGTCCGAGATCTACACCCTGGCCCGGCGCCTGGCCGATCGCGCCGCCGGGAACGCGAACGACATCATCCGTCTCGCGGTGCCCGGCCGGCAGGTGCGGGTCGAGAAGGCCTGGGTGGCTGCACAAGAATCGGCTGAATCTGCGGTCGACATCTCGCCGACGAAGTCAGTTGCCTCTGATGGCCACGTTCGTTTCGCCGACTACCCGCCCGGCGTACTCGAATGCATCGTGGCCGAGCACAGCCGCCGCGCCATTGCTGCAGTGCCGCGCCTCGTGCGCTTGCCGAACGGCACCACGATCGGTCATTGGGCGATGACGCTCGCCGAACTTGCGGTGCAGACCCTGGAGCAGGGCCAGAGCGCGATCATCGTCGTGCCAGACTTTCGTGACCAAGACCAAGTGCAGGCCGCCCTCGACGTGCTCGCGCCAGCCGAGGCGGTCAGTCGCGTCGACGCCCGGCAGAGCAACCCCGATCGGTACCGCGCGTTCCTGGCCTGCCTCGGCGCGGCTCCGCGCATTGTTTTGGGCAACCGGTCGGCCGTCTACGCTCCGGCCCGCAACCTGGGGTTGATCATGCTGTGGGACGACGGCGACCCGTTGCACGGTGAGCCGCTCAGCCCGTACGTGCATTCCCGTGACGCCGCGCTCGTTCGCCAGGAACTCACGGGGTGCGCGCTTGTGCTGCTGGGGCACTCGCGCAGTGTCGAGGCTCAGCGCCTCGTGGCTGTCGGCTGGCTCGACGAGGTGAACCCCGCGAAAGACACACATCCGCGGGTCATTCCCACAGATTTTCAGGGGGAGCCAGACCCGCAGGCGCGCGCCGCCCGCATTCCGACGGCCGCGTGGCTTGCGGCAAAGGCAGCCATCGCCGACGGTCCGGTCTTGGTGCAGGTCGCCACTCCCGGCTATGCGCCGTTTCTCGCCTGTCAGACCTGCAAAAAGCCGGCCAGGTGCACCGCCTGTCAGGGGCCGCTCGGTCAGAAGTCGGCCGGTTCGACGCCGGCCTGCCGCTGGTGCGGCGCCCTGGCCGTCGGCTGGACCTGCGTTCATTGCGAAGGCCACACCTTCCGGGTGATGACCGTCGGCGCCGGCCGTACCGCCGAAGAACTCGGCCGTGCCTTCCCCGGCTCCCGTGTCATCGTGGCCGACGGCGATCACCCGATTCAAACGCTGGGCGCCGAACCGGCTCTCGTGATCGCCACTCGGGGCGCCGAACCCATTCCGACGGGCGGCTACCGGGCAATTCTCCTGCTTGACGGCGAACGGATGCTCGCCCGCGAGTCCCTACGCGTCGGCGAGGACTGTCTGCGCTGGTGGTCGAACGCCGCGGCGTTGGCGGCGCCGGGCGCGCCAGTCATTCTTGTCGGGGTCGGCGGAGCTCTCGCCACCGCCGTGAACGGCTGGCGTCCTGCTGCCTACGCGTATGCCGAGCTGACCGACCGCAAATTGTTGCGGTTCCCGCCCGCGGTGCGCGTGGCATCCGTCGTGGGCACAGCCGACGATGTGGATCGTGCCTTGCTCGAACTCGGCGAGCTGTCCGACGTCGACGTGCTCGGGCCGGTCACGACCGACGCGCCGTTGGTGCGTGCCGTCGTGCGGTTCGGCTACGCGCATG from Leifsonia psychrotolerans encodes:
- the rpoZ gene encoding DNA-directed RNA polymerase subunit omega, which produces MATKPAGIIDPPIDDLLSKVDSKYALVIFASKRARQINDYYADLHEGSLFDNVGPLVDSTVEDKPLSVALREINEDKLISTPIVE
- the coaBC gene encoding bifunctional phosphopantothenoylcysteine decarboxylase/phosphopantothenate--cysteine ligase CoaBC, producing MSTVPTIVVGITGGIAAYKAVNVVRAFVLRGYDVHVVATDAALRFVGAPTLEAISRNPVHTSLYEGVAEVRHVAIGQSADLIVVAPATANSIAKLAAGLADDLLGNTILASTAPLVIAPAMHTEMWNNPATVANVATLRSRGITIIGPGYGALTGTDIGAGRMEEPEVIVEGALAVLAASQSESDSAAGDLSGRRVLISAGGTREALDPVRFLGNRSSGKQGVALAEAAASRGARVTLVAANLEVDPPAGVEVIRVSSARELNAAMQAAAGDTDVLIMAAAVADYRPVTVAEGKIKKEHTGDRLTLELVKNPDILAALAAARRPGQIVIGFAAETEADTDALLALGRAKVSRKGCDFLVINRVGWNEGFASDDNTVIVLDAHGAIVNEASGAKLSVANRILDVVV
- the metK gene encoding methionine adenosyltransferase, translated to MSDLRLFTSESVTEGHPDKICDQISDSILDALLTEDPHSRVAVETLVTTGLVHVAGEVTTEAYVEIPSIVRKCITDIGYNSSDVWFDGRSCGVSISIGGQSPDIAQGVDAAFESREESSTERYDQQGAGDQGIMFGYATRETPELMPIPIWIAHRMAERLALVRKSGDLSYLRPDGKTQVTIGYDGIRPRTVETVVVSSQHSPSVTTAQLRAEVEELVIRPVLDLIDLDSSSAQTLINPTGRFEIGGPQGDAGLTGRKIIIDTYGGSSRHGGGAFSGKDPSKVDRSAAYAMRWVAKNAVAAGLAERLEVQVAYAIGKASPVGLYVETFGTGVMSDTAITAAIREVFDLRPGAIINDLDLLRPIYAQTAAYGHFGRELPDFTWERLDRVDELRVAAKL
- a CDS encoding primosomal protein N', yielding MRTGLVARVLVDSPLPQLDHLFDYAIPDELAAHAVPGVRVRMPLRSKGRVADGYLIEVIDPAELPAEGVIPEFSGKLSPIDSIVSTVPVLQSEIYTLARRLADRAAGNANDIIRLAVPGRQVRVEKAWVAAQESAESAVDISPTKSVASDGHVRFADYPPGVLECIVAEHSRRAIAAVPRLVRLPNGTTIGHWAMTLAELAVQTLEQGQSAIIVVPDFRDQDQVQAALDVLAPAEAVSRVDARQSNPDRYRAFLACLGAAPRIVLGNRSAVYAPARNLGLIMLWDDGDPLHGEPLSPYVHSRDAALVRQELTGCALVLLGHSRSVEAQRLVAVGWLDEVNPAKDTHPRVIPTDFQGEPDPQARAARIPTAAWLAAKAAIADGPVLVQVATPGYAPFLACQTCKKPARCTACQGPLGQKSAGSTPACRWCGALAVGWTCVHCEGHTFRVMTVGAGRTAEELGRAFPGSRVIVADGDHPIQTLGAEPALVIATRGAEPIPTGGYRAILLLDGERMLARESLRVGEDCLRWWSNAAALAAPGAPVILVGVGGALATAVNGWRPAAYAYAELTDRKLLRFPPAVRVASVVGTADDVDRALLELGELSDVDVLGPVTTDAPLVRAVVRFGYAHGDEVARVLKAHVVQNASRRRAPKGGSFRPAPTLKVRFDDPELL